The genomic interval AGGCTATTAGCCAGCAATTAAATATCCCCTATCTTGAAGTGGGCAATATGCTTTTTGACCCAGAGGTGGTAGGAATTCTCCCTGAAAACTTCTGTAAACGAAACAAAGTAATCCCACTTTTTCTTGTTGATGATACCCTGACTGTTGCAGTTGCAGACCCTTTAAACATTTATTTAATTGATGATATTGCATCAATGACCGGGAAAAAGGTTAATGTAGTGGTAAGCAGTGAAAGAGAAATTGAACAGGCGTTAGAGCATCTTTATGCAAAAACAGAACTGGAAGTTTTAAATCAGGAAGTAGAGGGGGCAGAAAGTGATTTGCTGGACAAACCAGTTATCAAACTGGTCAACAATATTTTAATGCAAGCATCTCAAAAGGAAGCCAGTGACATACATATAGAGCCAGGGAAAGCAAGATTAAGGGTAAGATACAGGATTGATGGAGTTTTAAGAGAACAGGATTTCAACATTCCCTCGTCACTTGCATCTGCAGTAATATCAAGGATAAAGATACTTTCCAATATGGATATAGCAGAAAAAAGAACACCTCAGGATGGAAGAATCCAGCTAAAATTAGGGACAAAAGATTACGATATCAGGGTATCTACCCTTCCCACCATATATGGTGAAAAAATAGTTATGAGATTGCTTGATAAATCATCTGCATCAGTTGACTTGCATTCTTTAGGCTTAAATAAACAGCATTTAGAGATAATTAAAAAATTATTAAAGCAACCTAACGGCATTATTCTGGTAACCGGACCAACAGGAAGCGGGAAAACAACAACCCTGTATTCTTGTTTAAAAGAGTTAAATTCAGAAGATAAAAACATAATTACTGTTGAAGACCCTGTAGAATATCAATTTGACAATATTAACCAGGTGCAGGTTAATCCACAGGCTGGTATTACTTTTGCAAACGGATTGAGGGCTATCCTCAGACAGGACCCGGATATTATTATGGTTGGAGAGATCAGGGATAGGGAAACTGCAGAGATTGCAGTTCAAGCAGCACTAACAGGACACCTTGTATTATCAACTATTCATACTAATGACGCATCTTCCACAATTTCAAGACTGGTTGAAATGGAAATAGAACCCTTTTTGTTAGCATCATCAATAAGAGCAATTATCGGGCAAAGACTTGTAAGAAAGATTTGCCCCAATTGCCAAACAAAATACAATGCAAGAGACGATGAAAAAATAGTTTTAGGCTATCCCCTTGATAAACCATTAGTATTAAAAAAAGGTAAAGGATGCTCCTTTTGTTCAAATACCGGGTATAAAGGAAGAACGGGTATTTATGAGATTTTA from Thermotomaculum hydrothermale carries:
- a CDS encoding GspE/PulE family protein, which translates into the protein MAKERKKIGQILIEAGLITQKQLEEALTYSKKHNLRLGEALIQLNFVSEEDILKAISQQLNIPYLEVGNMLFDPEVVGILPENFCKRNKVIPLFLVDDTLTVAVADPLNIYLIDDIASMTGKKVNVVVSSEREIEQALEHLYAKTELEVLNQEVEGAESDLLDKPVIKLVNNILMQASQKEASDIHIEPGKARLRVRYRIDGVLREQDFNIPSSLASAVISRIKILSNMDIAEKRTPQDGRIQLKLGTKDYDIRVSTLPTIYGEKIVMRLLDKSSASVDLHSLGLNKQHLEIIKKLLKQPNGIILVTGPTGSGKTTTLYSCLKELNSEDKNIITVEDPVEYQFDNINQVQVNPQAGITFANGLRAILRQDPDIIMVGEIRDRETAEIAVQAALTGHLVLSTIHTNDASSTISRLVEMEIEPFLLASSIRAIIGQRLVRKICPNCQTKYNARDDEKIVLGYPLDKPLVLKKGKGCSFCSNTGYKGRTGIYEILVINSEIRKMIVEKKTPDEIIQKAKLSGYKTMQQDGFQKVLDGITTLEEVLRVTRITE